One genomic segment of Labrus bergylta chromosome 17, fLabBer1.1, whole genome shotgun sequence includes these proteins:
- the LOC110000769 gene encoding arylsulfatase B yields MDETRCFLVLAVFLRSVSGVFAAKQPNIVFVLADDFGWFDVGYHKSEIRTPNLDSLSAGGVRLENYYVQPICTPSRNQLLTGRYQIHTGMQHQIIWPCQPYCVPLDEKLLPQLMKEAGYATHMVGKWHLGMYKKDCLPTRRGFDTYFGYLMGSEDYNTHIRCSNIPPLDLNRCALDLRDGEEVATGYEGVYSTELFSKKAINVIEKHNPNKPLFLYLAFQAVHAPLQVPDHYMAPYDFIHDLNRRKYAGMVSAMDEAVGNVTRALKQEGLWENTILVFSADNGGQTLSGGSNWPLRGRKMSLWEGGIRGVGFVASPLLERPGTVSKELIHVSDWLPTLVSAAGWKTNSTKPLDGFNMWNTISKGFASPRLELLHNIDPLYVDTAPCPGTKSRFTLDQEYNKNPWTWKSGFNVSIHAAIRHSEWKLLTGYPGCDVWFPRPENNSFYRDSSSDEPLKPVMLFNIEDDPEERNEVSALYPSVVESLLDRLTHYQKSAVPINYPDPDPKCDPGPDGAWGPWA; encoded by the exons ATGGATGAAACGCGGTGTTTTCTGGTTCTCGCGGTGTTTCTTCGAAGTGTCTCCGGAGTTTTTGCGGCCAAGCAGCCGAACATCGTGTTCGTGTTGGCGGATGACTTCGGCTGGTTTGATGTGGGTTACCACAAATCCGAGATCAGGACTCCGAACCTGGACTCTCTGTCAGCAGGAGGAGTCCGGCTGGAGAACTACTACGTGCAGCCTATATGTACCCCCTCCAGGAACCAGCTCCTGACCGGCAGGTACCAG ATCCACACAGGCATGCAGCACCAGATCATCTGGCCGTGTCAGCCATACTGCGTCCCTCTGGATGAGAAGTTGTTGCCTCAGCTGATGAAGGAGGCGGGCTACGCCACACACATGGTGGGCAAGTGGCACCTGGGCATGTACAAGAAGGACTGCCTGCCCACACGGAGGGGCTTCGACACATATTTTG GTTATTTGATGGGCAGCGAGGACTACAACACTCATATCCGCTGTTCGAACATCCCTCCTCTGGACCTGAATCGATGTGCGTTGGACCTGCGGGACGGTGAAGAGGTCGCTACGGGATATGAAGGAGTCTATTCTACTGAGCTGTTCAGCAAGAAGGCCATCAACGTCATCGAGAAGCACAACCCTAACAAG ccgctcttcctctacctcgcGTTCCAAGCAGTCCATGCACCCCTGCAGGTGCCCGACCACTACATGGCCCCGTACGACTTCATCCACGACCTCAACCGCAGGAAGTATGCTGGCATGGTGTCGGCCATGGACGAAGCGGTGGGCAACGTCACTCGGGCTCTGAAGCAGGAAGGACTCTGGGAGAACACCATCCTGGTGTTTTCAGCTG ATAACGGAGGCCAGACGTTATCGGGCGGCAGCAACTGGCCACTGCGAGGGAGGAAGATGTCGCTGTGGGAAGGAGGTATCCGGGGAGTTGGATTTGTCGCCAGCCCGCTTCTGGAACGACCCGGAACCGTCAGCAAAGAGCTCATtcatgtctctgattggctgccaaCCCTTGTCAGTGCGGCTGGATGGAAAACCAATAGCACAAAACCACTGGACGGATTCAACATGTGGAATACAATCAG CAAAGGGTTCGCCTCACCCAGACTGGAGCTGCTGCACAACATCGACCCTCTATATGTTGATACTGCTCCAT GTCCGGGCACAAAGAGTCGGTTTACTTTGGATCAGGAGTACAACAAAAACCCCTGGACCTGGAAGTCTGGGTTCAATGTGTCCATTCATGCAGCCATTCGACACTCAGAGTGGAAGCTGCTGACTGGATACCCAG GTTGTGACGTCTGGTTCCCTCGACCGGAGAATAACAGCTTCTATCGGGACTCCTCCTCCGATGAGCCTCTGAAGCCCGTGATGCTGTTCAACATTGAAGATGATCCTGAGGAGAGAAATGAAGTGTCCGCTCTGTACCCTTCAGTAGTGGAGTCTCTCCTCGACCGGCTTACACACTACCAGAAAAGTGCCGTGCCGATAAActaccctgaccctgaccctaaatGTGACCCGGGCCCTGATGGAGCCTGGGGACCCTGGGCTTAG